The nucleotide sequence GTAAAATCAAAAATCCAAATCAGACAGTTAGCTATGTAAgtcttaatgtgtgtgtgtgtgtgtgtgtgtgtgtgtgtgtgttgtgtgtgtttgtgtgtgtgtgtgtgtgtactgtatatatattttttattcaatcatATGTTTAGGAAGATGAATCAAAATGGTAAAACACCAATTCTTGGGACTTCAGAGATATTCTCCTAAGTTTAACTAAACTAAAAATAGCAATATACTTTTGAGGCATCATCTTTCCCCTGGTAATTTTACTAGCCTTATattgagaaacatcagtgatcacaGGACAACCACaaataattacaaagaaaatgCATGATCATCTCTAGAGGATGACATTCACATAGATTACAATGTGCAGAACCCCAATCCAAGACATTGCAGTGTTCAACCTGAACAGCTGTAAACAATGAATTCTATTTTGcagagaaatttatattttacttctgtGCTAAGGCTCAAATTAATGGCATGCAGTTAGTATCACATTCTTGTAGAAAGAGAGTGAATCACTGTTTCATAAATTTATCATGATTATAGCAGGCTTTTGACTGTGTTGTCaccttttaaacaaattattatatatcccttttttaaaagttctatttaGCCCTACAAATCAGGGAAAGAATAAGTATCAGACAAATATCCTAAACTCCTAACAGAAAGTTAGATGAAGTCATTAATAATTTCTTGACTGTAAACTGGCatgctgaaaaattttaaagcttaGTTCTAAACCCCTTTTTAGGGGCTTCCCTCCAAGGAATATTTTTATGAGTTTGCAAACAACTCTGTTGGTTCATAAAATTAAGCTTTGGGAGTAACAGTTTCACATACCATGGGAAGATTTGCCTcttattatctatttatttggTACTAGGGGCCCattgcatgaattggtgcaccttgaaaggaactgtgggctgcaaggctgtggtgggcataggggagggtctcggcccatcctccaaagcccctcctggcccctcctgctgcagcccctggtACCCTGTCTGCCGGCAACCCCACCACTGCTCCCAGgcactgacagcactggccctgctcccaccgatggcgcagagcaattggggccaatgCCAGcagagggtgggagcagggcctAAACAGTCAGAGGGTGCGAGTGGGGACTGCTGCCCCTATTGCCTTCAGAAGCAGGAGGAGgttgagaagccctgaggggtgatggggttggcacctgctgctcacacccgctgatggtgctgagcaatcGGGGCTGGTGCCGAGCACTGGCAGCTGctgcaagtggcagctctgacGCTGGCAGGTGCAAGCACCCAGCGGGACTTGGGTGtggggagcaaataattttcagtaaccactggaggctcgccccaatgacagtgaccggtgccccgcGTTGATCTGGCACCCcagctcatctgctccaccatcctgctgcggctgaCGACCACCATGTTCTGcgtgcccccgggtggtcagcacacatcatagcgactggttgttcagttgtgtGATGGTtaggttgttccgccatttggtctatttgcatattagccttttattctataggataatGGTTTGACTCCATGCCTTTAGTTGTAATCACTCATTATATATTTAAGCCATAGTTTTCAGAAACAGTTTTTCTCTTAAAGAGACTAGATGGTTCTATGTGGTAGAATACCTAACCAGTCTAACAATGTCTCGACGCTGCTCTTGACCCTGcctatttagaaactagaggcccagtgcataaaattcatgcactggtagggtccctagcagctcctggctgctggctaggtactccctcctttctccccaccgCCTGCTGCCCCCCGCCACTGCCGCCACCGGCCAgcgtctccctcccttcccccagcggccacagccagccggggcctccatcccttcccctggccagccccaccctcttgGTCAAACTTCCAGACAACTtccagtagaggggacaatttgcatactacgcttttattatttaggatgtaagtgattttttttccccctggtggtcctGTATTTTCATAATAGAGAGAACTTTATCTCTACAGGAAATTGAAGAATTTGTCCAAAGTTCAGGTGAACATGGTGTTGTAGTGTTCTCTCTGGGGTCAATGGTCAAAAACCTCACGGAAGAAAAAGCCAATCTCATTGCCTCAGCCCTTGCTCAGATTCCACAGAAGGTCAGTACAACCTACGATCCTAGTTAGCAACCACCTTGCCAATTGGAGAGAAAGTGTAGCTAACCAATAGTACTCTTTCCAGGTGAAAGCTGAAACTCATTATACATTGAGCATAATTGACACCATCTTTAAGTACAAatttctcaaaacattaaaatgttgtATTTGGGCCCATTTGATCATTTGCCTACTGACTGAGCCTTTGTAATACTATGGAAATAGAGTGCATCTTTTTGTAAAGTTATTTTCAAGGAAATACAATCAATGTTTGCAAACTACCCCTTTTGTACCCCTCTTAAATATCACATAAAATGGActacatgatttttaaataagtctACAGCCCTAAAATTCCTTAATTGTgcattcttatttataaaattaatgcaCTGTCTTCCACAGGTTTTATGGAGATACAAAGGAAAGAAGCCAGCCACATTAGCAGCCAATACTCGGCTCTATGACTGGATACCCCAGAATGATCTTCTTGGTAAGATTGAGTAACTGATAACAGCTAAATTCAATcaacatttaataatttaaaaatttcacattttGCTGCCCATTTTAGAGTAGATATAACGAAACAATTGGCCATTGAGAGATTCCTGCTTTCTCTGGTTCACAAAGGAGAATCTTCAGTTAAGACTCTCCTGAGTTCTCAAATTTCAACCTCAGTTCAGATATCACCTCCTTGTAAAGTCTTTCCAGACAATGCAGATGGAGTGAATTTGCCGTTTCCTATGGTCACAGTTTTCTGAGATAGCAATAAACCATGTGTTCAGCTTCTATAGAAAATACTGCCTTCTTCATTGATTTATCCTGTAgtttttctccatctctctctgaaattctgTTAACATATAATGAAATCCTCATCTGCTTCTCACCCAACTCTCAAACTAGGTCATCCCAAAGCAAAAGCTTTTATCACTCATGGTGGAACAAATGGGATCTACGAAGGTATTTATCATGGGGTCCCTATGGTGGGAGTTCCCATGTTTGCTGATCAGCATGATAACATTGCTCACATGAAAGCCAAAGGAGCCGCTGTGGAGGTGAACATAGAcacaatgacaagtgctgattTGCGTGATGCCTTGAAAACAGTCATTTATGAACCTTCGTAAGTACTATAGCCTTGAAAGGCTTACCATTGGTCATATTACCCATCGTATTCAAGAATGTCCAATGTACCATGTGTTTGTAATTGGTGtacttttaaataataaccaTAAGATGATTAATATaaacaccattttattttttcatttcccaaATTGATGAAGTGATTTGCTAAAATTGCAAAAAATTCTCAGATTTCAAATGTCTTATCaacgtgttttgttttttttcaaaaaaaatgttaatgataaaaattatcagATGTTTTGAGGCACCTGATGAGGAAATGAATCAGCAACCTTTAGGTACACAGgataacacccaaccaactgaaccacaccagacAGGGTTCATCTGCTTAACTTTATAAATATATCTGCTTGTTTATATTATAAGTGTTCAGTAAGTATAAAAATAGAAGTGACAACTTGCCAAATATTAATCACTCAAAAATAACCATCATTAACACTGAATGCATACCACCATtagcatatgcatatatacagcAAGGAGAGCTAGAATAGTTAataactttataaatataaattgtatgaatttttaaacaaaactttaaattttacctattttagctaaagataaattaaaatgaatttattaccTATATTTAACTATAGATACATATAGTtatatcttagtttttttttctctgaaagatCTCATCATAGTTAAgaattgatatatgtatatatagtgttgattgtattttttgttttatttatttttgtgctaATTTTTAACTATGTGTTTTAAATTTAGTCACTCTCAGCTTAATTCCTACTATGGAAGTAATCTCATCCCTGATAtgtattacttaaaattttaagttgtCAATATTTTTGGTACTTACTTTCTTCACATTTATTTagtcttttgtatatatatatcaaatttcTCCCTTAATGAATGAGATATTCTTTATTCCAAAGCATTTTGCATTagcttttaaatgaatatattatatggaattttctttcaataaaaattCATGGATATTGAATTATTTGAAATCATGTTCATCTATACTTGCTCACTGCCTTGATATGAGCATCACACCTATCTGAATATACTTAGCTATTACTTTCCTTTCTTCAGAACTATGTAAAGGTTACCTATGGTCTTCTAGCTTTAAATGTTGATGTGGGTTTTAAGGTCTAGctgataattttctctttttctgtgtttcttttctagcatagaaaaatatcattaattttttttaattcagaaactTAATTATGATATTTATCTATAAATAATTTTCTACATTTTCCCTGGATTATAATGATTCCTTTCAACACTGTTAATATATAATAACaagtatttaatttttcctttcagaaattaatttttgtattttatttattagaattacttttagttccatttttaacatcTATTTCAGGGACATCAGATTCAAATGTTCTTTaagttaaaacattttcaattcttttccatctttattgttttctaattgttctaatcaatttttatttctctgaaattgCCCCAAATTGTCCATAAATTTGTATATTCACTTTTTCAACATGAGCATTGCTCACTGTTTCTAACTTATCTTTATGTGCTATGTTTAATAATATTTCAACAGCTCACCTATATTATTTatcacttattttcattttataatctaCTTTTGATCTCTTATTCATAACTCTTAAATTCTTATTACATGTTTATCTATAAGATATATGTGAATTTCAatattaaatatctataaatGGTAAAAAGTTTGAATGATTAGGCTTTTATCACCGCTGTAGTTTAtcttaaatgtatttaaacaaaTGATGTGAAATTTCTGTTTTGACCCTAcctatattttaattcaattaaaatatgagatgattattatttctcattgtgcacaaaaaaagaacacagtaCCCCTTGCTGCTGGATCTACTCTACCACATTCACTGCTGAATGACAATGACCTCATTTCTCCTTCCCCAATCCCAACAGTGTCCTGCTTACACTATGGCATCTCTTAAAAAACCACTTACCTTCTGCCATCTTCATGTTTCCAGAATCAAAGAGAAATATACTAATTCTGTCTCAGCCACCAAATGTCAAGTGAAGACACAACTTCTCACTCAGCTACATATCTACACCCATTATTGTTTTGAGAGATCATTAGAGATATTAGCTCTATAACACTGATTACTGTGATTCTACAATAGTTAGGGGCTCAAATTCTagcaagttatttttatttaccttgaAAACTCAAATTCCATCTCCTTGCCATTTCTAAAATGACCCTAGTACCTTCATCCAATTTTGACATTGCCAATAGAGACAATTTCCTTTGCATCACAAACATACAAGTATGTACAATGGAGGAATCTCTGACTCTGCAAAAATAATTAATCTATGTTCACTGGCAATTTTTTGTGCCTGTCCTTATTAACTATTCAGACATTAGGGTCCATGCTTATGATTTTTAGTGGATATTTTCCCACAATATGAGTTAGCCACAATCTTGGCTTTAGAGGAGTCCTTAAAAGTCACACTTCAAACAATATTAAATTTCCCTCTTGAAAAAAAATGAGGcttattccttttttatatgtttacatttgacaaaatgtaaaacaatttaCATTGtgtcaaaattttatttcttccatacAACTCTTAAAATACCATTCAATCAGCAAAGTTCATGTCACAACAAGAATGAAGTGTTTCCTCAACACATCTATGGATAACATGTTATGTAAAGGTATCATATACTTACAACTTCAATGAAAACAAAGCTCtaatttctgtctgtctttgtctACCAGTTATAAAGAGAATGCTATGAGGTTATCAAGAATTCACCACGATCAACCTGTAAAACCCTTGGATCGAGCAGTCTTCTGGATCGAGTTTGTCATGCGCCACAAAGGAGCCAAACACCTGCGGCCAGCTGCTCACAACCTCACCTGGTTCCAGTACCACTCTTTGGATGTGATTGGGTTCCTGCTGGCCTGTGTGGCAACTGCTATATTTTTGGTCACaaaatgttgtttattttcttgtcgAAAATTTGGTAgaacaggaaagaagaaaaagagggaatAAACCATTCTAAGGGTGGTAAAGGTCTTAATGGGCAATGCTGTTCAGTTTAGCCACAATGACCTTCATGAAAACATATTATCTCCATCATGTCTTCAAAATTTTCATTCCTCTACCTTAACCTACAGATAAAGCCTAGAATTTGACAATACCATTACTAGTGAGCATGTCCtgttcttcctttgtcttttgcCAGATGACTTTATCctctttctctcactttcctGACATAGggacaataataattttatacacaatattatctttattttttaaccctaAATGGTATGCTAACTAACAATATGCTAAATCCTGGGAAATACACAAAATGAGAGCTAAATTTGATGGATGTAGGGAACACGGAAGAATAAAATTCACAAATTCACCTAGAACATACAAATCAGGGAAACATCATAGAAGATTAGTACGTTATAagaatagtattttttttctgctttcccAATGTTACTAGAGTCAGAGCATGAAATGATAATAACTGGGATGGCACAGCGCACTAAGATAGTTCTACAACTTTCCACTGAACACATGCATAATCATGGCTCATATTCCACCTTTAGTCAATAAGTATATTGGGTACCTTCTATTGCAAGGGCCTTAAAAAGATCAATTAGTCATATTTTCTCAAGGACAGAATGTAGCAATATGTTAAAGGTAAGCAGATCACTTTTAGAGGAAATAACAATACTAAATATGGATAatttagtaattttataaaatgtttaattaacaGTACAATTAATAAAGAAGTCAAATgtcaatttattatatttaaaaatcactaattCTCATAATCTACTAGTATAATCACTATAACCAAAGTTTTAGTTTAGTCAACAAAACATTTACTTGGGATGTAAGATCATTATATTATGTTTTAGTCTCTATCATCTGCAAATTTAAATTCATCAATTAATTGTTATGCCAAGAAGATATTAGAAGATCTCATTGAACAAAAATGTTATAGTAGATatttatcaatgaaaaaaaactaATTAAAGGCAAATGTTCATATTTGAATTGGCTttgcattcatttaacaaatagatTAAAGATTGAACTTTCTTTACCCTTTAtaaacttaactagaggcccagtgcatgaaatttttgcatggcggggcagtggggagagtcccctcagcccagtctgcaccctctccaatccgggacccctctcacaatccaggactgctgactcctaactgctcacctgccagcctgatcacccctaaccgcctctgcctgccagcctgattgcccctaacaattGCCCCCCcgactggcctggtcaccccttactgccccccatgccagcctggtcacccccaactgcccccctttgctggccttgttgtccccaactgcccctctcccagcctggtagccccacacaccctgttgttcagtcatttggtcatccctcactaaacccctgccGGCTTTGttgctccacacagcctgctgttcagttgttactgtgagggcatcctgaccaatttgcatattacccttttattagtatagattacatgTATAACTAAAGATTTAATTTCAGTATTTGATATATAGTGAAGGAGATAAATGACATCCACTGGCCTACTGATAATTTTGAAATACTTGTTCATTTTAACATGGTATATTAAAAATtgctttcaatttaaaaataactgtatCATGAAAGCATGTAACTATTCTTGAATCTGTTCACCACTGAAAATCCAAATAAATTCTACAATATTTTTGTGAAGgctaaaattacatttattataattgacatttttaaagggtgATTCATATTGATGTATTTTGACTTTCATTATGCTTTGAGAATAACTTTATTTTTGCTCTATGCCCAGTTTATTGCCTGTAATTAGAATGCAGTGAATAGCTAAGAAGCAATGAGAAGAGGACTGGTCATAGTGCTGGGCTCTACCCAAGTTCAGGCATCTGCTTGGTTTCTGATACAGACCACCATTGCATAGGAGACTTGCCTGTGCTCAATATCCACTGCTCACATGATTCCCCGCCTCCCTTCTCTGATTAtctgaagatttttttcttttcctgaatagCATCAGAAGCCAGCTGCCAAAAATTCCTGGGTGATACCAACTTCATTAGTTAGTATAACTTCAGcatataattaaaaagaagaaaagtctttGAATGGACTTTTCCATACCAGTCATTCATAAAAatgttcagatgaggaaactctcATCCCTAACAAAGCAGAAACCATATGCCACATCCCAGAGTACTCTGAACAATTCTTAACATTCTCAGGACTCAGAGATGGTCAGGAGCCTCGATttaatactttcatttattttgttcatatacATTCCATGTGCCCCTTATCCACTGGCAGCATCTCCTCTGGTCAGGGTTCTTTACCTGACAAGATGATCCAATCTTCATCCATTCTAAATCAATGTGATAATATATACTGTCTGAATGATTTGTCAGAGCTTTCCATTAACCTTTATATTGGACATCAGAGTATTAAGTAATAATGTGCTGCATATGGAGACATAATTTTGCCTACATTTTATCACGTGTCAGTGGCCTAGTTTATCCTTGCTAGTT is from Eptesicus fuscus isolate TK198812 chromosome 2, DD_ASM_mEF_20220401, whole genome shotgun sequence and encodes:
- the LOC103303632 gene encoding UDP-glucuronosyltransferase 2A2 isoform X2; translated protein: MKKLRETNYDVMVIDPVMPCGEPTTLCETMGKAEIWLMRTYWDFEFPRPYLPNFEFVGGLHCKPAKPLPKEIEEFVQSSGEHGVVVFSLGSMVKNLTEEKANLIASALAQIPQKVLWRYKGKKPATLAANTRLYDWIPQNDLLGHPKAKAFITHGGTNGIYEGIYHGVPMVGVPMFADQHDNIAHMKAKGAAVEVNIDTMTSADLRDALKTVIYEPSYKENAMRLSRIHHDQPVKPLDRAVFWIEFVMRHKGAKHLRPAAHNLTWFQYHSLDVIGFLLACVATAIFLVTKCCLFSCRKFGRTGKKKKRE